The Glycine soja cultivar W05 chromosome 8, ASM419377v2, whole genome shotgun sequence genome has a window encoding:
- the LOC114422276 gene encoding pentatricopeptide repeat-containing protein At4g02750-like isoform X2 — translation MLTSLVPTFWRQRHSFFVLATLFSSTRDMYHANLDIVALSRAGKVDAARKLFDEMATKDVVTWNSMLSAYWQNGLLQRSKALFHSMPLRNVVSWNSIIAACVQNDNLQDAFRYLAAAPEKNAASYNAIISGLARCGRMKDAQRLFEAMPCPNVVSYTAMVDGYARVEGGIGRARALFEAMPRRNSVSWVVMINGLVENGLCEEAWEVFVRMPQKNDVARTAMITGFCKEGRMEDARDLFQEIRCRDLVSWNIIMTGYAQNGRGEEALNLFSQMIRTGMQPDDLTFVSVFIACASLASLEEGSKAHALLIKHGFDSDLSVCNALITVHSKCGGIVDSELVFGQISHPDLVSWNTIIAAFAQHGLYDKARSYFDQMVTVSVQPDGITFLSLLSACCRAGKVNESMNLFSLMVDNYGIPPRSEHYACLVDVMSRAGQLQRACKIINEMPFKADSSIWGAVLAACSVHLNVELGELAARRILNLDPFNSGAYVMLSNIYAAAGKWKDVHRIRILMKEQGVKKQTAYSWLQIGNKTHYFVGGDPSHPNINDIHVALRRITLHMKVKGRSLQKADPI, via the exons ATGCTCACTAGCCTAGTCCCAACCTTTTGGCGCCAACGCCACTCCTTCTTCGTGCTCGCGACCCTTTTCTCCTCCACTCGGGATATGTACCACGCGAACCTCGACATCGTCGCCCTCTCACGCGCCGGGAAAGTCGACGCCGCACGCAAACTGTTCGACGAAATGGCAACAAAAGACGTCGTCACGTGGAACTCCATGCTCTCCGCCTACTGGCAAAACGGCCTTCTCCAACGCTCCAAAGCACTCTTCCACTCCATGCCGCTTCGCAACGTCGTTTCCTGGAACTCCATCATCGCCGCCTGCGTCCAAAACGACAACCTCCAGGACGCGTTCCGCTACCTCGCCGCCGCGCCAGAGAAGAACGCCGCGTCGTACAACGCCATCATCTCAGGGCTCGCGAGGTGCGGCCGCATGAAGGACGCGCAGAGGCTCTTCGAAGCGATGCCGTGTCCGAACGTCGTGTCATACACCGCGATGGTGGATGGGTACGCGAGGGTGGAGGGAGGGATTGGGCGCGCGAGGGCGCTGTTCGAAGCTATGCCTCGAAGGAACTCGGTGTCATGGGTTGTGATGATAAATGGTTTGGTGGAGAATGGGTTGTGCGAGGAAGCGTGGGAAGTGTTTGTGAGAATGCCGCAGAAGAATGATGTTGCGAGGACCGCTATGATTACTGGGTTTTGTAAAGAAGGGAGGATGGAAGATGCGAGGGATTTGTTTCAAGAGATTCGGTGCAGAGATCTCGTTTCTTGGAATATAATTATGACGG GTTATGCACAAAATGGGAGAGGGGAAGAGGCACTGAATTTGTTTTCACAAATGATCAGGACTGGTATGCAACCAGATGACTTGACTTTTGTTTCAGTTTTCATTGCCTGTGCAAGTCTTGCATCACTCGAAGAAGGAAGCAAGGCGCATGCTCTTTTAATTAAGCATGGCTTTGATTCAGATTTGTCAGTATGTAATGCCCTGATTACTGTGCACAGCAAATGTGGTGGAATTGTTGATTCTGAGTTAGTTTTTGGACAAATTTCCCATCCGGACCTTGTTTCATGGAACACTATCATTGCTGCATTTGCACAGCATGGTCTGTATGACAAAGCACGCTCCTACTTTGACCAGATGGTGACAGTCAGTGTTCAACCTGATGGCATAACTTTTCTGAGTTTACTATCTGCGTGTTGTCGTGCTGGGAAGGTTAATGAGAGCATGAATCTATTTAGTTTGATGGTTGATAATTATGGTATTCCACCAAGGTCTGAGCACTATGCTTGCTTAGTTGACGTGATGAGTCGAGCAGGTCAGTTGCAGAGAGCTTGCAAAATAATCAATGAGATGCCATTCAAGGCAGATTCCAGCATCTGGGGTGCTGTGCTTGCAGCCTGTAGTGTTCATTTAAACGTGGAATTAGGGGAACTGGCAGCTAGAAGAATTTTGAATTTGGATCCTTTTAATTCTGGTGCCTATGTTATGCTGTCTAATATATATGCTGCTGCTGGCAAATGGAAGGATGTCCATAGAATCAGGATTCTGATGAAAGAGCAAGGAGTTAAGAAACAAACAGCTTATAGTTGGTTGCAGATTGGAAACAAAACCCATTATTTCGTTGGAGGGGATCCATCACATcctaatattaatgatattcaTGTTGCTTTAAGGAGAATAACATTACATATGAAGGTAAAAG GAAGATCATTGCAAAAGGCAGACCCAATTTGA
- the LOC114422276 gene encoding pentatricopeptide repeat-containing protein At4g02750-like isoform X4, with translation MLTSLVPTFWRQRHSFFVLATLFSSTRDMYHANLDIVALSRAGKVDAARKLFDEMATKDVVTWNSMLSAYWQNGLLQRSKALFHSMPLRNVVSWNSIIAACVQNDNLQDAFRYLAAAPEKNAASYNAIISGLARCGRMKDAQRLFEAMPCPNVVSYTAMVDGYARVEGGIGRARALFEAMPRRNSVSWVVMINGLVENGLCEEAWEVFVRMPQKNDVARTAMITGFCKEGRMEDARDLFQEIRCRDLVSWNIIMTGYAQNGRGEEALNLFSQMIRTGMQPDDLTFVSVFIACASLASLEEGSKAHALLIKHGFDSDLSVCNALITVHSKCGGIVDSELVFGQISHPDLVSWNTIIAAFAQHGLYDKARSYFDQMVTVSVQPDGITFLSLLSACCRAGKVNESMNLFSLMVDNYGIPPRSEHYACLVDVMSRAGQLQRACKIINEMPFKADSSIWGAVLAACSVHLNVELGELAARRILNLDPFNSGAYVMLSNIYAAAGKWKDVHRIRILMKEQGVKKQTAYSWLQIGNKTHYFVGGDPSHPNINDIHVALRRITLHMKEKL, from the exons ATGCTCACTAGCCTAGTCCCAACCTTTTGGCGCCAACGCCACTCCTTCTTCGTGCTCGCGACCCTTTTCTCCTCCACTCGGGATATGTACCACGCGAACCTCGACATCGTCGCCCTCTCACGCGCCGGGAAAGTCGACGCCGCACGCAAACTGTTCGACGAAATGGCAACAAAAGACGTCGTCACGTGGAACTCCATGCTCTCCGCCTACTGGCAAAACGGCCTTCTCCAACGCTCCAAAGCACTCTTCCACTCCATGCCGCTTCGCAACGTCGTTTCCTGGAACTCCATCATCGCCGCCTGCGTCCAAAACGACAACCTCCAGGACGCGTTCCGCTACCTCGCCGCCGCGCCAGAGAAGAACGCCGCGTCGTACAACGCCATCATCTCAGGGCTCGCGAGGTGCGGCCGCATGAAGGACGCGCAGAGGCTCTTCGAAGCGATGCCGTGTCCGAACGTCGTGTCATACACCGCGATGGTGGATGGGTACGCGAGGGTGGAGGGAGGGATTGGGCGCGCGAGGGCGCTGTTCGAAGCTATGCCTCGAAGGAACTCGGTGTCATGGGTTGTGATGATAAATGGTTTGGTGGAGAATGGGTTGTGCGAGGAAGCGTGGGAAGTGTTTGTGAGAATGCCGCAGAAGAATGATGTTGCGAGGACCGCTATGATTACTGGGTTTTGTAAAGAAGGGAGGATGGAAGATGCGAGGGATTTGTTTCAAGAGATTCGGTGCAGAGATCTCGTTTCTTGGAATATAATTATGACGG GTTATGCACAAAATGGGAGAGGGGAAGAGGCACTGAATTTGTTTTCACAAATGATCAGGACTGGTATGCAACCAGATGACTTGACTTTTGTTTCAGTTTTCATTGCCTGTGCAAGTCTTGCATCACTCGAAGAAGGAAGCAAGGCGCATGCTCTTTTAATTAAGCATGGCTTTGATTCAGATTTGTCAGTATGTAATGCCCTGATTACTGTGCACAGCAAATGTGGTGGAATTGTTGATTCTGAGTTAGTTTTTGGACAAATTTCCCATCCGGACCTTGTTTCATGGAACACTATCATTGCTGCATTTGCACAGCATGGTCTGTATGACAAAGCACGCTCCTACTTTGACCAGATGGTGACAGTCAGTGTTCAACCTGATGGCATAACTTTTCTGAGTTTACTATCTGCGTGTTGTCGTGCTGGGAAGGTTAATGAGAGCATGAATCTATTTAGTTTGATGGTTGATAATTATGGTATTCCACCAAGGTCTGAGCACTATGCTTGCTTAGTTGACGTGATGAGTCGAGCAGGTCAGTTGCAGAGAGCTTGCAAAATAATCAATGAGATGCCATTCAAGGCAGATTCCAGCATCTGGGGTGCTGTGCTTGCAGCCTGTAGTGTTCATTTAAACGTGGAATTAGGGGAACTGGCAGCTAGAAGAATTTTGAATTTGGATCCTTTTAATTCTGGTGCCTATGTTATGCTGTCTAATATATATGCTGCTGCTGGCAAATGGAAGGATGTCCATAGAATCAGGATTCTGATGAAAGAGCAAGGAGTTAAGAAACAAACAGCTTATAGTTGGTTGCAGATTGGAAACAAAACCCATTATTTCGTTGGAGGGGATCCATCACATcctaatattaatgatattcaTGTTGCTTTAAGGAGAATAACATTACATATGAAG GAGAAATTGTAA
- the LOC114421848 gene encoding protein SCAI-like isoform X2, whose protein sequence is MSEDADLALQTFRALVESADRKFGRVRDVPAYGGGASQYQQQHHAFQKVFKAYTRLWKHQQENRAKLVECGLKRWELGEIASRIGQLYFGQYMRSSECRFLVEAYVFYEAILSRRYFQGSELNAKDLGVRSKELRFYARFLLVSVILNRTEMVKHLVERFGALVEDCRTTFRETNFKEWRQVVTEINRFTKVDKGFSFRPMRYCATFDTHRASLPYVARFHAKRVLKFQDALLTSYHRNEIKFAELTLDIYRMIQCLEWEPSETFYQKHTVKPKENGDIIDHSGASGIIDMNLTADMTDPTIPPNPRKATLYRPSVTHVIAVLATICEELPPDCVVLVYLSASGKAGLNNVSQVENSGGSSKYSRHKVLSQTSLGQNSGPSETQSNGKRELSYYDNYLWFGPKGNSGLNNLYPGDLIPFTRKPLFLIIDSDNSHAFKAGFTWG, encoded by the exons ATGTCCGAGGACGCGGACCTCGCTCTGCAGACCTTCCGCGCGCTGGTGGAGAGCGCGGACCGGAAGTTCGGCCGTGTACGCGACGTGCCAGCGTATGGCGGCGGCGCGAGCCAGTATCAGCAGCAGCACCACGCGTTCCAGAAGGTGTTCAAGGCGTACACGAGGCTCTGGAAGCACCAGCAGGAGAACCGCGCGAAGCTGGTAGAGTGCGGGTTGAAGCGGTGGGAACTTGGTGAGATCGCGAGCCGAATCGGACAGCTGTATTTCGGGCAGTACATGAGGAGCAGCGAGTGCAGGTTCCTCGTCGAGGCCTACGTCTTCTACGAGGCCATACTCAGTAGAAGGTACTTCCAAGGATCCGAACTCAACGCCAAAGATCTCGGAGTGAGGTCCAAGGAGTTGAGGTTCTACGCGCGCTTTTTGCTCGTTTCGGTTATTCTCAACCGCACCGAGATGGTTAAGCACCTCGTCGAACGCTTTGGGGCTTTGGTTGAGGATTGCAGGACTACCTTTCGG GAAACTAACTTTAAGGAATGGAGGCAAGTGGTGACAGAAATTAACCGTTTCACGAAAGTTGATAAGGGCTTTAGTTTCAGGCCCATGCGTTATTGTGCCACATTTGATACTCATCGAGCTTCTCTTCCTTATGTGGCTCGTTTTCATGCAAAGAGGGTATTGAAATTTCAAGATGCACTGTTGACAAGCTATCATCGAAATGAG ATCAAGTTTGCTGAGCTTACATTGGACATCTATAGAATGATACAATGTTTAGAATGGGAGCCTAGTGAAACATTCTACCAAAAGCATACAGTTAAACCTAAGGAGAATGGTGACATAATTGATCATTCAGGAGCTTCTGGGATAATAGACATGAATCTTACTGCAGATATGACTGATCCAACTATACCTCCTAATCCTAGAAAGGCTACCCTGTACCGTCCATCTGTGACACATGTGATAGCA GTTTTGGCTACAATTTGTGAGGAGCTGCCACCAGACTGTGTTGTGCTAGTATATCTTTCAGCCTCAG GGAAGGCTGGTCTTAATAATGTCTCTCAGGTGGAAAATTCTGGCGGTTCATCCAAATATTCAAGACACAAAGTCCTTTCTCAGACTTCCCTAGGACAGAATTCTGGACCTTCTGAAACTCAAAGTAATGGCAAGAGAGAACTGAGCTATTATGACAATTATCTGTGGTTTGGTCCCAAGGGAAATAGTG GTTTAAATAATCTCTACCCTGGCGATCTTATCCCCTTTACTAGGAAACCTCTTTTCTTGATTATTGACAGTGATAACAGCCATGCATTCAAGGCAG GTTTTACATGGGGCTGA
- the LOC114421848 gene encoding protein SCAI-like isoform X1, whose translation MSEDADLALQTFRALVESADRKFGRVRDVPAYGGGASQYQQQHHAFQKVFKAYTRLWKHQQENRAKLVECGLKRWELGEIASRIGQLYFGQYMRSSECRFLVEAYVFYEAILSRRYFQGSELNAKDLGVRSKELRFYARFLLVSVILNRTEMVKHLVERFGALVEDCRTTFRETNFKEWRQVVTEINRFTKVDKGFSFRPMRYCATFDTHRASLPYVARFHAKRVLKFQDALLTSYHRNEIKFAELTLDIYRMIQCLEWEPSETFYQKHTVKPKENGDIIDHSGASGIIDMNLTADMTDPTIPPNPRKATLYRPSVTHVIAVLATICEELPPDCVVLVYLSASGKAGLNNVSQVENSGGSSKYSRHKVLSQTSLGQNSGPSETQSNGKRELSYYDNYLWFGPKGNSGLNNLYPGDLIPFTRKPLFLIIDSDNSHAFKVLHGAERGETAALFLSPLRPIFKNPSDVNSNSGSQFTYFLTAPLSAFCQMIGLTPNEADTDVYNEAENIIANAFTEWEIILCSSTTMDLVWAQVISDPFLRRLILRFIFCRSVISFFCTPEESEQYLPLCLPYLPSSVAPTSEAVRSAVVQLAMHFDVADSFHFTET comes from the exons ATGTCCGAGGACGCGGACCTCGCTCTGCAGACCTTCCGCGCGCTGGTGGAGAGCGCGGACCGGAAGTTCGGCCGTGTACGCGACGTGCCAGCGTATGGCGGCGGCGCGAGCCAGTATCAGCAGCAGCACCACGCGTTCCAGAAGGTGTTCAAGGCGTACACGAGGCTCTGGAAGCACCAGCAGGAGAACCGCGCGAAGCTGGTAGAGTGCGGGTTGAAGCGGTGGGAACTTGGTGAGATCGCGAGCCGAATCGGACAGCTGTATTTCGGGCAGTACATGAGGAGCAGCGAGTGCAGGTTCCTCGTCGAGGCCTACGTCTTCTACGAGGCCATACTCAGTAGAAGGTACTTCCAAGGATCCGAACTCAACGCCAAAGATCTCGGAGTGAGGTCCAAGGAGTTGAGGTTCTACGCGCGCTTTTTGCTCGTTTCGGTTATTCTCAACCGCACCGAGATGGTTAAGCACCTCGTCGAACGCTTTGGGGCTTTGGTTGAGGATTGCAGGACTACCTTTCGG GAAACTAACTTTAAGGAATGGAGGCAAGTGGTGACAGAAATTAACCGTTTCACGAAAGTTGATAAGGGCTTTAGTTTCAGGCCCATGCGTTATTGTGCCACATTTGATACTCATCGAGCTTCTCTTCCTTATGTGGCTCGTTTTCATGCAAAGAGGGTATTGAAATTTCAAGATGCACTGTTGACAAGCTATCATCGAAATGAG ATCAAGTTTGCTGAGCTTACATTGGACATCTATAGAATGATACAATGTTTAGAATGGGAGCCTAGTGAAACATTCTACCAAAAGCATACAGTTAAACCTAAGGAGAATGGTGACATAATTGATCATTCAGGAGCTTCTGGGATAATAGACATGAATCTTACTGCAGATATGACTGATCCAACTATACCTCCTAATCCTAGAAAGGCTACCCTGTACCGTCCATCTGTGACACATGTGATAGCA GTTTTGGCTACAATTTGTGAGGAGCTGCCACCAGACTGTGTTGTGCTAGTATATCTTTCAGCCTCAG GGAAGGCTGGTCTTAATAATGTCTCTCAGGTGGAAAATTCTGGCGGTTCATCCAAATATTCAAGACACAAAGTCCTTTCTCAGACTTCCCTAGGACAGAATTCTGGACCTTCTGAAACTCAAAGTAATGGCAAGAGAGAACTGAGCTATTATGACAATTATCTGTGGTTTGGTCCCAAGGGAAATAGTG GTTTAAATAATCTCTACCCTGGCGATCTTATCCCCTTTACTAGGAAACCTCTTTTCTTGATTATTGACAGTGATAACAGCCATGCATTCAAG GTTTTACATGGGGCTGAAAGGGGTGAAACGGCTGCTCTATTTCTTTCACCTTTAAGACCGATTTTCAAGAATCCATCTGATGTAAATTCAAATAGTGGAAGCCAATTTACCTATTTTTTGACTGCTCCTTTGTCAGCATTTTGCCAAATGATTGGTCTCACCCCCAATGAGGCTGATACA GATGTCTACAATGAAGCAGAGAACATTATCGCTAATGCTTTCACGGAGTGGGAAATAATTCTTTGCTCATCAACTACCATGGATTTAGTATGGGCGCAGGTTATAAGTGATCCATTTCTAAGGCGGCTTATTCTAAG ATTTATTTTCTGCCGATCCGTGATATCTTTTTTCTGCACACCTGAGGAAAGTGAACAGTACCTTCCACTTTGTTTACCCTATCTACCCTCTTCTGTTGCACCAACGTCTGAAGCCGTGCGTTCTGCTGTTGTGCAACTTGCCATGCACTTTGACGTTGCTGACTCCTTTCACTTTACTGAAACATAA
- the LOC114422276 gene encoding pentatricopeptide repeat-containing protein At4g02750-like isoform X1 produces the protein MLTSLVPTFWRQRHSFFVLATLFSSTRDMYHANLDIVALSRAGKVDAARKLFDEMATKDVVTWNSMLSAYWQNGLLQRSKALFHSMPLRNVVSWNSIIAACVQNDNLQDAFRYLAAAPEKNAASYNAIISGLARCGRMKDAQRLFEAMPCPNVVSYTAMVDGYARVEGGIGRARALFEAMPRRNSVSWVVMINGLVENGLCEEAWEVFVRMPQKNDVARTAMITGFCKEGRMEDARDLFQEIRCRDLVSWNIIMTGYAQNGRGEEALNLFSQMIRTGMQPDDLTFVSVFIACASLASLEEGSKAHALLIKHGFDSDLSVCNALITVHSKCGGIVDSELVFGQISHPDLVSWNTIIAAFAQHGLYDKARSYFDQMVTVSVQPDGITFLSLLSACCRAGKVNESMNLFSLMVDNYGIPPRSEHYACLVDVMSRAGQLQRACKIINEMPFKADSSIWGAVLAACSVHLNVELGELAARRILNLDPFNSGAYVMLSNIYAAAGKWKDVHRIRILMKEQGVKKQTAYSWLQIGNKTHYFVGGDPSHPNINDIHVALRRITLHMKVKGEIVRQCCKKVISPMSYILVIFSQEDHCKRQTQFDY, from the exons ATGCTCACTAGCCTAGTCCCAACCTTTTGGCGCCAACGCCACTCCTTCTTCGTGCTCGCGACCCTTTTCTCCTCCACTCGGGATATGTACCACGCGAACCTCGACATCGTCGCCCTCTCACGCGCCGGGAAAGTCGACGCCGCACGCAAACTGTTCGACGAAATGGCAACAAAAGACGTCGTCACGTGGAACTCCATGCTCTCCGCCTACTGGCAAAACGGCCTTCTCCAACGCTCCAAAGCACTCTTCCACTCCATGCCGCTTCGCAACGTCGTTTCCTGGAACTCCATCATCGCCGCCTGCGTCCAAAACGACAACCTCCAGGACGCGTTCCGCTACCTCGCCGCCGCGCCAGAGAAGAACGCCGCGTCGTACAACGCCATCATCTCAGGGCTCGCGAGGTGCGGCCGCATGAAGGACGCGCAGAGGCTCTTCGAAGCGATGCCGTGTCCGAACGTCGTGTCATACACCGCGATGGTGGATGGGTACGCGAGGGTGGAGGGAGGGATTGGGCGCGCGAGGGCGCTGTTCGAAGCTATGCCTCGAAGGAACTCGGTGTCATGGGTTGTGATGATAAATGGTTTGGTGGAGAATGGGTTGTGCGAGGAAGCGTGGGAAGTGTTTGTGAGAATGCCGCAGAAGAATGATGTTGCGAGGACCGCTATGATTACTGGGTTTTGTAAAGAAGGGAGGATGGAAGATGCGAGGGATTTGTTTCAAGAGATTCGGTGCAGAGATCTCGTTTCTTGGAATATAATTATGACGG GTTATGCACAAAATGGGAGAGGGGAAGAGGCACTGAATTTGTTTTCACAAATGATCAGGACTGGTATGCAACCAGATGACTTGACTTTTGTTTCAGTTTTCATTGCCTGTGCAAGTCTTGCATCACTCGAAGAAGGAAGCAAGGCGCATGCTCTTTTAATTAAGCATGGCTTTGATTCAGATTTGTCAGTATGTAATGCCCTGATTACTGTGCACAGCAAATGTGGTGGAATTGTTGATTCTGAGTTAGTTTTTGGACAAATTTCCCATCCGGACCTTGTTTCATGGAACACTATCATTGCTGCATTTGCACAGCATGGTCTGTATGACAAAGCACGCTCCTACTTTGACCAGATGGTGACAGTCAGTGTTCAACCTGATGGCATAACTTTTCTGAGTTTACTATCTGCGTGTTGTCGTGCTGGGAAGGTTAATGAGAGCATGAATCTATTTAGTTTGATGGTTGATAATTATGGTATTCCACCAAGGTCTGAGCACTATGCTTGCTTAGTTGACGTGATGAGTCGAGCAGGTCAGTTGCAGAGAGCTTGCAAAATAATCAATGAGATGCCATTCAAGGCAGATTCCAGCATCTGGGGTGCTGTGCTTGCAGCCTGTAGTGTTCATTTAAACGTGGAATTAGGGGAACTGGCAGCTAGAAGAATTTTGAATTTGGATCCTTTTAATTCTGGTGCCTATGTTATGCTGTCTAATATATATGCTGCTGCTGGCAAATGGAAGGATGTCCATAGAATCAGGATTCTGATGAAAGAGCAAGGAGTTAAGAAACAAACAGCTTATAGTTGGTTGCAGATTGGAAACAAAACCCATTATTTCGTTGGAGGGGATCCATCACATcctaatattaatgatattcaTGTTGCTTTAAGGAGAATAACATTACATATGAAGGTAAAAG GAGAAATTGTAAGGCAATGTTGTAAGAAAGTAATTTCTCCAATGTCTTATATACTTGTCATTTTCTCCCAGGAAGATCATTGCAAAAGGCAGACCCAATTTGATTACTGA
- the LOC114422276 gene encoding pentatricopeptide repeat-containing protein At4g02750-like isoform X3: protein MLTSLVPTFWRQRHSFFVLATLFSSTRDMYHANLDIVALSRAGKVDAARKLFDEMATKDVVTWNSMLSAYWQNGLLQRSKALFHSMPLRNVVSWNSIIAACVQNDNLQDAFRYLAAAPEKNAASYNAIISGLARCGRMKDAQRLFEAMPCPNVVSYTAMVDGYARVEGGIGRARALFEAMPRRNSVSWVVMINGLVENGLCEEAWEVFVRMPQKNDVARTAMITGFCKEGRMEDARDLFQEIRCRDLVSWNIIMTGYAQNGRGEEALNLFSQMIRTGMQPDDLTFVSVFIACASLASLEEGSKAHALLIKHGFDSDLSVCNALITVHSKCGGIVDSELVFGQISHPDLVSWNTIIAAFAQHGLYDKARSYFDQMVTVSVQPDGITFLSLLSACCRAGKVNESMNLFSLMVDNYGIPPRSEHYACLVDVMSRAGQLQRACKIINEMPFKADSSIWGAVLAACSVHLNVELGELAARRILNLDPFNSGAYVMLSNIYAAAGKWKDVHRIRILMKEQGVKKQTAYSWLQIGNKTHYFVGGDPSHPNINDIHVALRRITLHMKEDHCKRQTQFDY from the exons ATGCTCACTAGCCTAGTCCCAACCTTTTGGCGCCAACGCCACTCCTTCTTCGTGCTCGCGACCCTTTTCTCCTCCACTCGGGATATGTACCACGCGAACCTCGACATCGTCGCCCTCTCACGCGCCGGGAAAGTCGACGCCGCACGCAAACTGTTCGACGAAATGGCAACAAAAGACGTCGTCACGTGGAACTCCATGCTCTCCGCCTACTGGCAAAACGGCCTTCTCCAACGCTCCAAAGCACTCTTCCACTCCATGCCGCTTCGCAACGTCGTTTCCTGGAACTCCATCATCGCCGCCTGCGTCCAAAACGACAACCTCCAGGACGCGTTCCGCTACCTCGCCGCCGCGCCAGAGAAGAACGCCGCGTCGTACAACGCCATCATCTCAGGGCTCGCGAGGTGCGGCCGCATGAAGGACGCGCAGAGGCTCTTCGAAGCGATGCCGTGTCCGAACGTCGTGTCATACACCGCGATGGTGGATGGGTACGCGAGGGTGGAGGGAGGGATTGGGCGCGCGAGGGCGCTGTTCGAAGCTATGCCTCGAAGGAACTCGGTGTCATGGGTTGTGATGATAAATGGTTTGGTGGAGAATGGGTTGTGCGAGGAAGCGTGGGAAGTGTTTGTGAGAATGCCGCAGAAGAATGATGTTGCGAGGACCGCTATGATTACTGGGTTTTGTAAAGAAGGGAGGATGGAAGATGCGAGGGATTTGTTTCAAGAGATTCGGTGCAGAGATCTCGTTTCTTGGAATATAATTATGACGG GTTATGCACAAAATGGGAGAGGGGAAGAGGCACTGAATTTGTTTTCACAAATGATCAGGACTGGTATGCAACCAGATGACTTGACTTTTGTTTCAGTTTTCATTGCCTGTGCAAGTCTTGCATCACTCGAAGAAGGAAGCAAGGCGCATGCTCTTTTAATTAAGCATGGCTTTGATTCAGATTTGTCAGTATGTAATGCCCTGATTACTGTGCACAGCAAATGTGGTGGAATTGTTGATTCTGAGTTAGTTTTTGGACAAATTTCCCATCCGGACCTTGTTTCATGGAACACTATCATTGCTGCATTTGCACAGCATGGTCTGTATGACAAAGCACGCTCCTACTTTGACCAGATGGTGACAGTCAGTGTTCAACCTGATGGCATAACTTTTCTGAGTTTACTATCTGCGTGTTGTCGTGCTGGGAAGGTTAATGAGAGCATGAATCTATTTAGTTTGATGGTTGATAATTATGGTATTCCACCAAGGTCTGAGCACTATGCTTGCTTAGTTGACGTGATGAGTCGAGCAGGTCAGTTGCAGAGAGCTTGCAAAATAATCAATGAGATGCCATTCAAGGCAGATTCCAGCATCTGGGGTGCTGTGCTTGCAGCCTGTAGTGTTCATTTAAACGTGGAATTAGGGGAACTGGCAGCTAGAAGAATTTTGAATTTGGATCCTTTTAATTCTGGTGCCTATGTTATGCTGTCTAATATATATGCTGCTGCTGGCAAATGGAAGGATGTCCATAGAATCAGGATTCTGATGAAAGAGCAAGGAGTTAAGAAACAAACAGCTTATAGTTGGTTGCAGATTGGAAACAAAACCCATTATTTCGTTGGAGGGGATCCATCACATcctaatattaatgatattcaTGTTGCTTTAAGGAGAATAACATTACATATGAAG GAAGATCATTGCAAAAGGCAGACCCAATTTGATTACTGA